The proteins below come from a single uncultured delta proteobacterium genomic window:
- a CDS encoding conserved hypothetical protein (Evidence 4 : Homologs of previously reported genes of unknown function), protein MERITLDAAWKATAAMLERAGADGGEPVALCVVDATGTVITLARMDNVPERIAAIVTGKAYTAARLRKSTAAFRRRLVEGNFTLGDFCDDKLTSLPGGVPVFDGKTCLGAVGVSGRRLEEDEELADAFAAVIVAGLG, encoded by the coding sequence ATGGAACGAATCACGCTTGACGCGGCCTGGAAGGCGACAGCCGCCATGCTGGAACGGGCGGGCGCGGACGGCGGGGAACCGGTCGCCCTGTGCGTTGTGGACGCCACCGGCACCGTCATCACCCTCGCCCGGATGGACAATGTGCCCGAGCGCATCGCGGCCATTGTGACGGGCAAGGCTTATACCGCGGCGCGGCTGCGCAAGAGCACGGCGGCGTTCCGCCGCCGCCTGGTGGAAGGAAACTTCACCCTGGGTGATTTTTGCGATGACAAACTGACCAGCCTGCCCGGCGGCGTGCCGGTATTTGACGGAAAAACCTGTCTCGGCGCGGTGGGGGTAAGCGGCCGCAGGCTGGAAGAGGACGAGGAACTGGCTGATGCGTTCGCCGCCGTGATCGTTGCCGGGTTGGGGTAA
- a CDS encoding Amidohydrolase: protein MDLAAVKKFVVDWVERNKQEFSDCAMYIRENPELGMQEFKAFKRLTDICKKHGFRVEEGVAGMPTAFVATYGSGKPVVAYSVEYDALPGLSQKVATAKEPVVEGGPGHGCGHCLLGAGAMQAGIAQRYAMEAFGLGGTVVIYGTPAEETCIGKPFMARAGLFNDVDVFLDWHPFINHTFVSKASNAYFNKYYHFKGKTAHGNSPWNGRSTLDAAMLMGHAVEMLREHIKPGTEAAANTINYTFSSVGPEFPSVVPDKTTAWYVGRFNTTEIMVDVMERIDNCAKGAALATGTTVETELVTAIHEKIPNEVLGELLHRNYLDIGPMEITPEEDAFVKEMQKNAGSEPVGISREVLPPSTLDAPVCDTSEYTWFAPMGSFWPAVMPGPALHHWVITASVGSSIGQRAVGYAAKVLATSAVELLMQPKILVDAWEEQSARMAGREFTSLIPDHIQPPLDANKATMEKYR, encoded by the coding sequence ATGGATCTGGCTGCCGTGAAGAAATTCGTCGTTGACTGGGTGGAGCGGAACAAGCAGGAATTCAGCGACTGCGCCATGTATATCCGCGAAAATCCGGAATTGGGCATGCAGGAATTCAAGGCCTTCAAGCGGCTGACGGATATCTGTAAAAAACACGGGTTCCGCGTGGAGGAGGGCGTGGCCGGCATGCCCACGGCCTTTGTGGCGACCTACGGCAGCGGCAAACCGGTAGTAGCCTATAGCGTGGAGTACGACGCGCTGCCGGGCCTCTCGCAGAAAGTGGCCACGGCCAAGGAGCCGGTGGTGGAAGGCGGGCCGGGCCACGGCTGCGGCCACTGCCTCCTGGGGGCCGGGGCCATGCAGGCGGGCATCGCGCAGCGTTACGCCATGGAAGCCTTCGGGCTTGGCGGCACGGTCGTCATTTACGGCACGCCGGCGGAGGAAACCTGCATCGGCAAGCCGTTCATGGCCCGCGCGGGCCTGTTCAACGACGTGGACGTGTTCCTGGACTGGCATCCCTTCATCAACCACACCTTTGTCTCAAAGGCGTCCAACGCCTACTTCAACAAATACTACCATTTCAAGGGCAAAACCGCCCACGGCAACTCGCCGTGGAACGGCAGGAGCACCCTGGACGCGGCCATGCTCATGGGCCACGCCGTCGAAATGCTGCGCGAGCATATAAAACCCGGCACGGAAGCGGCGGCCAACACCATCAACTACACCTTTTCCAGCGTGGGGCCGGAATTCCCGAGCGTGGTGCCGGATAAAACCACGGCCTGGTACGTGGGCAGGTTCAACACCACGGAAATCATGGTCGACGTCATGGAACGCATCGACAACTGCGCCAAGGGCGCGGCGCTCGCCACGGGCACGACCGTTGAAACGGAGCTGGTGACGGCGATTCACGAGAAGATTCCCAACGAGGTTTTGGGCGAGTTGTTGCACCGGAATTATCTGGATATCGGCCCCATGGAAATTACCCCGGAGGAAGACGCCTTTGTGAAGGAAATGCAGAAAAACGCGGGCAGCGAGCCGGTGGGCATCTCCCGTGAGGTTCTGCCGCCGTCCACGCTGGACGCCCCGGTCTGCGACACCTCGGAATACACCTGGTTCGCGCCCATGGGGTCTTTCTGGCCCGCGGTCATGCCCGGACCGGCCTTGCACCACTGGGTCATCACGGCCTCGGTCGGGAGTTCCATCGGCCAACGGGCGGTGGGGTACGCGGCGAAGGTGCTGGCCACTTCCGCCGTGGAACTGCTCATGCAGCCGAAAATCCTGGTCGACGCCTGGGAAGAGCAATCCGCCCGCATGGCCGGACGCGAGTTCACCAGCCTGATCCCGGACCATATCCAGCCCCCGCTGGACGCGAACAAGGCGACCATGGAAAAATACCGCTGA
- a CDS encoding Transcriptional regulator, LysR family protein yields MPQPAIFADRLHWGLLHTFLVIAEEKSLSRAALRLNVTPSAVSHSLRRLEEQTGGRLVDRNRQRFALTGQGALLHEAALDICKRINVLDTTFASGVPAISGTLNLLMLSTLVSDTFDIFLTDFCKRFPLLAMHVETLPSSIILKKIGQNLPSLGLALCPRETRDIRRAPLIPQRYALYCGRNHPLFTRERVTRQDLLAENFVSFFSDQMGDSLAALAEYREKHRFTGTVVASANDQDEVKRLLYAGYGIGCLADDSARKDVLEGRLRRLPPEKGIADVPVYLVWSGQRKLQPAEIIFINGLCDAFGRERPFPAAGETGETHGA; encoded by the coding sequence GTGCCGCAACCCGCCATTTTCGCCGACAGGCTCCATTGGGGACTGTTGCATACCTTCCTGGTCATTGCCGAGGAAAAAAGCCTCAGCCGGGCGGCGCTCCGCCTCAACGTGACGCCTTCCGCCGTCAGCCATTCCCTGCGGCGGCTCGAGGAACAGACCGGAGGCCGCCTGGTGGACAGGAACCGCCAGCGGTTCGCCCTGACCGGGCAGGGCGCGCTGCTGCACGAGGCGGCGCTGGATATCTGCAAACGGATCAACGTGCTGGACACAACCTTCGCAAGCGGCGTCCCCGCGATTTCCGGCACGCTGAACCTGCTTATGTTGAGCACGCTCGTTTCCGACACCTTTGATATCTTCCTGACGGACTTTTGCAAACGGTTTCCCTTGCTGGCGATGCACGTGGAAACGCTGCCCAGTTCCATCATCCTCAAAAAAATCGGCCAGAACCTCCCCTCGCTCGGGCTCGCGCTCTGCCCGCGGGAAACCAGGGATATCCGGCGCGCGCCGCTCATCCCGCAACGATATGCGCTGTATTGCGGCCGCAACCACCCGCTGTTCACCCGGGAACGGGTCACCAGGCAGGACCTGCTTGCGGAAAACTTCGTCTCCTTTTTCAGCGACCAGATGGGCGACAGCCTGGCGGCGCTCGCCGAGTACCGGGAAAAACACCGCTTCACGGGCACGGTGGTCGCCTCCGCCAACGACCAGGACGAAGTGAAACGCTTGCTGTACGCGGGGTACGGTATAGGCTGCCTCGCGGATGACTCCGCCAGAAAGGACGTGCTCGAAGGCAGGCTCCGGCGCCTCCCGCCGGAAAAGGGCATCGCGGACGTTCCGGTCTATCTGGTCTGGAGCGGGCAGCGTAAACTGCAGCCCGCCGAGATCATTTTCATCAACGGCCTCTGCGATGCCTTCGGCCGGGAGCGCCCCTTCCCGGCCGCCGGGGAAACCGGCGAAACGCACGGCGCGTAA
- the ygbK gene encoding conserved hypothetical protein (Evidence 4 : Homologs of previously reported genes of unknown function; PubMedId : 11520622), translating into MFLGVIADDFTGATDIAGFLVNNGLPTVQLNGVADVPLPESVQAVVISLKSRSCPAAEAVALSLDALRHCKRLGCSRFFFKYCSTFDSTEKGNIGPVTDAFLKELGQDCTVVCPALPVNGRTVYNGYLFVNGVPLDESGMRNHPLNPMRDANLMRLMDAQSAGKSGNVPVSVIAKGAGAVTECLASLKQQGVSYAVLDALADGDLDTLAEALADMPLVTGGSGLGGALARRYARSARSVGRAECATDLGLPTGGKTVLLSGSCSEMTNRQVAAYKEKGPFYPVAVERCMRDAEGYAREMADAIIAAPAANLPPLVSATVPPAELSAIQSRFGLASSHALETFFARLAVFLREAGYDHFIAAGGETSSVISQALMVKGFYIGPQIAPGVPWVRAIGEPLSLALKSGNFGDERFFFAALDLVPSR; encoded by the coding sequence ATGTTTTTAGGTGTCATCGCGGATGATTTCACGGGCGCGACCGATATCGCGGGCTTTCTCGTCAATAACGGCCTGCCCACCGTCCAGCTTAACGGCGTGGCCGACGTTCCCCTTCCCGAATCCGTCCAGGCTGTGGTCATTTCGCTGAAAAGCCGTTCCTGCCCGGCGGCAGAAGCGGTCGCTCTCTCCCTTGACGCGTTGCGGCACTGCAAACGTCTCGGCTGTTCCCGCTTCTTTTTCAAATACTGCTCCACCTTTGACAGCACGGAAAAAGGCAACATCGGGCCGGTCACCGACGCGTTCCTCAAGGAACTCGGCCAGGATTGCACCGTCGTGTGCCCGGCCCTGCCGGTAAACGGCCGGACCGTCTATAACGGGTATCTTTTTGTGAACGGCGTGCCCCTTGATGAATCGGGCATGCGCAACCACCCGCTGAACCCCATGCGGGACGCCAACCTCATGCGGCTCATGGACGCGCAGTCCGCCGGGAAAAGCGGCAACGTGCCGGTTTCCGTCATTGCCAAGGGCGCGGGAGCGGTCACGGAATGTCTCGCCTCCCTGAAACAGCAAGGCGTTTCCTACGCGGTGTTGGACGCTCTGGCGGACGGCGACCTGGACACCCTGGCCGAGGCCTTGGCGGATATGCCCCTGGTGACCGGCGGCTCCGGGCTTGGCGGCGCGCTTGCCCGCCGGTACGCCCGCTCCGCCCGTTCTGTAGGGCGGGCCGAATGCGCGACGGATCTGGGCCTCCCGACCGGCGGCAAGACCGTTCTGTTGTCCGGTTCCTGCTCGGAGATGACCAACCGCCAGGTCGCCGCCTATAAGGAAAAAGGCCCGTTCTATCCGGTTGCCGTCGAGCGCTGCATGCGGGACGCCGAAGGGTACGCCAGGGAAATGGCGGACGCCATTATCGCCGCGCCCGCAGCCAACCTGCCGCCCCTTGTTTCCGCCACCGTTCCCCCGGCGGAGCTTTCCGCCATCCAGAGCCGTTTCGGCCTGGCGTCCTCCCATGCCCTGGAAACCTTTTTCGCCCGCCTGGCCGTGTTCCTGCGCGAAGCCGGGTACGACCACTTCATCGCGGCGGGCGGGGAGACATCCAGCGTTATTTCCCAGGCTCTTATGGTCAAAGGGTTTTACATCGGCCCGCAGATCGCTCCCGGCGTTCCGTGGGTGCGGGCCATCGGGGAGCCGTTGTCCCTGGCGCTGAAGTCCGGGAACTTCGGTGACGAGCGGTTCTTTTTCGCGGCCCTTGATCTTGTTCCGTCCAGATAA
- a CDS encoding hypothetical protein (Evidence 5 : No homology to any previously reported sequences) — protein sequence MRALMRRIAYGRNLAQGTVKSNMESEKFYHFFSFFIKINKGLPRTNLYHTDITYVQN from the coding sequence TTGCGCGCCCTGATGCGGCGCATTGCCTATGGCCGGAATCTAGCCCAAGGTACCGTGAAAAGCAATATGGAGAGTGAAAAATTTTACCATTTTTTTTCTTTTTTTATCAAAATAAATAAGGGATTACCGCGCACCAATTTATATCATACTGATATTACTTATGTACAAAACTGA
- the ygbL gene encoding putative class II aldolase (Evidence 3 : Function proposed based on presence of conserved amino acid motif, structural feature or limited homology; Product type pe : putative enzyme), which produces MTESRLREEMAALGASLFNRGFSSGSGGNMSAKLPDGAILATPTNASLGRLDPARLSKVAADGTLLSGDPPSKECAFHIKIYEARPECGAVVHLHSTYATGLACCRDLDVNDVLRPFTPYYVMKVAPLPLVPYCKPGSPELVAAIAAKAREAKCLLLANHGPIVTGKTLEDAVNMAEELEETAKLFFLLRGSGVKTRYLTGEEIRELAPDNKEQPAP; this is translated from the coding sequence ATGACGGAAAGCCGGCTTCGCGAGGAAATGGCGGCCTTGGGGGCCTCCTTGTTCAACAGGGGCTTCAGTTCGGGCAGCGGCGGCAATATGTCCGCGAAGCTTCCGGACGGCGCCATTTTGGCCACCCCCACCAATGCATCCCTCGGGCGCCTTGACCCGGCGCGGCTGTCCAAGGTCGCTGCCGACGGAACCCTTCTTTCGGGCGATCCTCCATCCAAGGAATGCGCGTTCCATATAAAGATCTACGAGGCGCGGCCCGAGTGCGGCGCGGTCGTGCATTTGCACAGCACCTATGCCACGGGCCTGGCCTGCTGCCGGGACCTTGACGTAAACGACGTCCTGCGCCCGTTCACCCCGTATTATGTCATGAAGGTTGCGCCGCTGCCGCTTGTGCCATACTGTAAACCCGGCAGCCCGGAACTGGTGGCGGCCATTGCGGCGAAAGCGCGGGAGGCGAAGTGCCTGCTCCTTGCCAACCACGGGCCCATTGTCACGGGGAAAACGTTGGAAGACGCCGTGAACATGGCCGAGGAACTGGAAGAGACCGCGAAACTGTTTTTCCTGCTGCGGGGGAGCGGCGTAAAAACGCGCTACCTCACCGGGGAAGAGATCCGGGAATTGGCGCCGGACAATAAAGAGCAACCGGCACCGTAG
- a CDS encoding conserved hypothetical protein (Evidence 4 : Homologs of previously reported genes of unknown function), which produces MKEDSPAYPMTARVTDAMIAYYSGDMRRITHFLAVYGFAKAIGEYEQLDAPTQEILEIAALTHDIGIRPSLEKFGKSSAATQQTEGPPAARAMLAALGCPENVIDRVCWLISRHHTYGNIEGRDYQILVEADFLVNITGRAMEEGTIRKLKKNIFRTEAGLRFLAAIYGV; this is translated from the coding sequence ATGAAAGAAGATTCCCCCGCATACCCCATGACCGCCAGGGTCACCGACGCCATGATCGCCTACTATTCCGGCGACATGCGGCGCATTACGCATTTTCTTGCCGTGTACGGCTTTGCCAAAGCCATCGGCGAGTATGAGCAACTGGACGCCCCGACGCAGGAAATTCTGGAAATCGCCGCCCTGACCCACGATATCGGCATCAGGCCCAGCCTCGAAAAGTTTGGCAAGTCCAGCGCGGCCACCCAGCAGACAGAAGGGCCGCCCGCGGCCAGAGCCATGCTCGCGGCGCTGGGCTGCCCGGAAAACGTCATTGACCGCGTCTGTTGGCTTATCAGCCGCCACCACACCTATGGGAACATTGAGGGGCGGGACTATCAAATCCTGGTGGAAGCCGATTTCCTCGTGAATATCACCGGCCGCGCCATGGAAGAAGGCACCATCCGCAAACTGAAAAAGAACATCTTCCGGACCGAAGCCGGACTGCGGTTCCTGGCCGCCATATACGGCGTATAG
- the ftnA gene encoding Ferritin has product MNAKMTAAFNEQIKNEFYSAYMYLSMSAYFAEAGMPGFATWMRVQAKEEVTHATKMYDFVLSRGGMIELKAIDAPPASWKTPLAAFEAGLTHEKFVTGAINNLTDLAVKEKDHASQIFLSWFVTEQVEEEQSFGDILNALKLIKGEGQGLLMMDRELGARVFVDPTQAAGA; this is encoded by the coding sequence ATGAACGCAAAAATGACGGCCGCTTTCAATGAGCAAATCAAGAACGAATTCTATTCGGCGTATATGTATCTTTCCATGTCGGCCTACTTCGCGGAAGCGGGCATGCCCGGCTTTGCCACCTGGATGCGCGTCCAGGCGAAAGAAGAAGTGACGCACGCCACCAAAATGTATGATTTCGTGCTCTCCCGCGGCGGCATGATCGAACTTAAAGCCATTGACGCGCCCCCGGCTTCCTGGAAGACCCCGCTGGCCGCCTTTGAGGCCGGGTTGACGCACGAAAAATTCGTCACCGGCGCCATAAACAACCTGACCGACCTCGCGGTGAAAGAAAAAGACCACGCCTCCCAGATTTTCCTTTCCTGGTTCGTTACCGAGCAGGTGGAGGAAGAACAGAGCTTCGGCGACATCCTGAACGCCCTGAAACTGATAAAGGGAGAAGGGCAGGGCCTGCTCATGATGGACCGCGAACTCGGCGCCAGAGTCTTTGTGGACCCGACCCAGGCGGCCGGCGCGTAA
- a CDS encoding conserved membrane hypothetical protein (Evidence 4 : Homologs of previously reported genes of unknown function) — protein sequence MQLLMNMSIPTPVLAIGLLLCSNIFMTVAWYGHLKFPTVSLWMVILISWGIAFFEYCLQVPANRAGYGYFSAAELKTIQEVISLTVFMVFSVLYLGEPLKWNYVLGFAMIVGAAFVIFHEW from the coding sequence ATGCAGCTACTCATGAACATGTCCATTCCCACGCCGGTTTTGGCGATCGGGCTTCTGCTTTGTTCCAATATTTTCATGACCGTTGCCTGGTACGGCCATTTGAAGTTCCCCACGGTTTCCCTCTGGATGGTCATCCTCATCAGCTGGGGCATCGCCTTTTTCGAATACTGCCTGCAAGTTCCGGCGAACCGCGCCGGGTACGGCTATTTCAGCGCGGCGGAGCTCAAAACCATCCAGGAAGTCATTTCCCTGACCGTGTTCATGGTGTTTTCGGTTCTGTATCTGGGCGAACCGCTGAAATGGAACTACGTGCTCGGCTTCGCCATGATTGTGGGGGCCGCTTTCGTCATCTTCCACGAGTGGTGA
- a CDS encoding hypothetical protein (Evidence 5 : No homology to any previously reported sequences): MREDVPFACPCYDVSGEAFRTLIRQGVTDAAAIQKMTGAGLGCGMCEDRMMMVIRETIQEERAAAAPEKRAPRKR, translated from the coding sequence ATGCGTGAAGACGTCCCATTCGCCTGCCCCTGCTACGATGTCAGCGGCGAGGCCTTCCGCACGCTGATCCGGCAAGGCGTCACCGATGCGGCGGCGATCCAGAAGATGACCGGCGCCGGGCTCGGCTGCGGCATGTGCGAGGACCGGATGATGATGGTCATCCGGGAGACGATCCAGGAAGAACGGGCCGCCGCCGCGCCGGAAAAACGCGCGCCGCGCAAGCGCTGA
- a CDS encoding putative aminoacrylate hydrolase RutD (Evidence 3 : Function proposed based on presence of conserved amino acid motif, structural feature or limited homology) — translation MITTVRGAEWFYSVEGQGDTVLFLHGGLDASANYTRLIADLAGSFRVIAVDRRGHGRSTDTDAPYDYALMAEEVYEFTRALGLGRFHAMGYSDGANLGFHLASDHPEAVKSLVAVSGNYTGYANMSPQWLEMLPHLSEAFAREHMAKAVQQYMELNPRPDFSAFMAKTRAIWTEEFVIAPEKLAAIQADTLLICGDRDIMLPEQAIAMRALIPNASLLMLPDTGHTIFQDFAYKTPAVAAVPIIREFIAKRSGGLPSPLPCGRGYS, via the coding sequence ATGATAACGACCGTCAGAGGGGCCGAGTGGTTCTATTCCGTGGAGGGGCAGGGAGATACCGTGCTCTTTCTGCACGGCGGGCTTGACGCCTCGGCCAACTATACCCGGCTGATCGCGGATCTGGCCGGTTCCTTCCGGGTTATCGCGGTGGACAGGCGCGGCCACGGCAGGTCCACGGACACGGACGCTCCCTACGACTACGCCCTCATGGCCGAGGAGGTTTACGAATTCACCCGGGCGCTCGGTCTCGGAAGATTCCATGCCATGGGATACAGCGACGGGGCCAACCTCGGCTTCCACCTGGCGAGCGACCACCCGGAGGCCGTCAAAAGCCTTGTCGCCGTATCCGGGAACTACACGGGATACGCGAACATGTCGCCGCAATGGCTGGAAATGCTCCCCCACCTGTCCGAAGCCTTCGCCCGGGAGCACATGGCCAAGGCCGTGCAGCAGTATATGGAATTGAACCCCAGGCCGGATTTTTCCGCCTTTATGGCCAAGACAAGGGCCATCTGGACGGAGGAATTCGTCATTGCACCGGAAAAGCTGGCCGCCATCCAGGCGGACACCCTGCTCATCTGCGGGGACAGGGACATCATGCTGCCGGAACAGGCCATTGCCATGCGCGCGCTCATCCCGAACGCGTCGTTGCTGATGCTGCCGGATACCGGGCATACCATTTTCCAGGATTTCGCTTACAAAACCCCGGCAGTGGCCGCCGTGCCGATCATCAGGGAATTCATCGCGAAGCGGAGCGGGGGGCTACCCTCGCCGCTACCCTGCGGGCGCGGCTACTCGTAG
- the thiM gene encoding Hydroxyethylthiazole kinase has protein sequence MKNTQYTLQDVWNCLEALRKQAPLVHNITNFVVMEVTANALLAIGASPVMAHELDEVEEITGLASALVLNIGTLSRNSIPSMHKALETALARNIPVVIDPVGAGASRLRTATALALLEKSRAAMLRGNASEILTLAGHSGRTKGVDSTASSASAVEAAKSLARQFGCAVSVSGETDLVTDGERLCFIHGGDAIMPRVTGMGCSASALAGAFAGVCNGDRMLALIAAMSVMAAAGFAAARKAAGPGSFRPLFLDALYAMDQAMLEKGAVISYE, from the coding sequence GTGAAAAATACGCAATATACCCTGCAAGACGTCTGGAATTGCCTTGAGGCGCTCCGCAAACAGGCGCCTTTGGTGCACAACATTACCAATTTCGTGGTCATGGAGGTTACGGCCAACGCGCTGCTCGCCATTGGGGCGTCTCCGGTCATGGCGCACGAACTGGACGAGGTGGAGGAGATCACGGGCCTGGCCTCGGCTTTGGTCCTGAACATCGGCACACTGAGCAGGAACAGCATCCCCTCCATGCACAAGGCCCTGGAAACGGCGCTCGCGCGGAATATCCCGGTCGTCATCGACCCGGTGGGCGCCGGCGCCAGCCGCCTTCGCACGGCCACGGCCCTTGCGCTTCTGGAGAAGAGCAGGGCGGCCATGCTCCGGGGCAACGCGTCGGAAATACTGACCCTTGCCGGCCACAGCGGCCGCACCAAGGGCGTGGACAGCACGGCCTCCTCGGCCAGCGCGGTGGAAGCGGCCAAAAGCCTGGCCCGGCAATTCGGCTGCGCGGTCAGCGTCAGCGGCGAGACCGACCTTGTGACGGACGGCGAGCGGCTTTGTTTCATTCATGGGGGGGATGCGATCATGCCCCGCGTCACCGGCATGGGCTGCTCGGCCAGCGCTCTCGCGGGCGCGTTCGCCGGCGTGTGCAACGGGGACCGCATGCTGGCGCTCATCGCGGCCATGAGCGTGATGGCGGCGGCGGGGTTTGCCGCCGCCCGGAAAGCGGCCGGGCCGGGGTCGTTCCGGCCCCTTTTTCTGGATGCCCTGTACGCGATGGATCAGGCCATGCTGGAGAAGGGCGCGGTCATCAGCTACGAGTAG